Proteins encoded by one window of Clostridium bornimense:
- a CDS encoding transglutaminase-like domain-containing protein, whose product MGVLKKYFKIIFIGVLVVVSVCGCSNNEDVIENIPEDEVLENMNENIIDRNSEFSIKYTQSTQSLKNAIDEYTKKLESTDPYLKSSIVNFKWQTEEEKNNKVANFNIEYIENSEQEEDIKSKINDILEKNITESMSTTDKVRAIDSYIKSNVDVDDDLNNSSIYNALVEGKTNSIGFSRLTYRMLREVNIESKMINGKVYGNNHSWNLVNIDGTWLHLDITGDKLFKGKYFLITDDAIKNMGYHWD is encoded by the coding sequence ATGGGAGTATTAAAAAAATATTTTAAAATAATATTTATTGGAGTTTTAGTTGTTGTAAGTGTTTGTGGATGTAGTAATAATGAAGATGTTATTGAAAATATACCAGAGGATGAAGTATTAGAAAATATGAATGAAAATATTATAGATAGAAATAGTGAATTTTCTATTAAATACACTCAATCAACACAATCACTAAAAAATGCTATCGATGAATATACAAAAAAATTAGAAAGTACAGATCCATATTTAAAATCTTCAATAGTAAATTTTAAATGGCAAACAGAAGAAGAAAAAAACAATAAGGTAGCTAATTTCAATATCGAATATATAGAAAATAGTGAACAAGAAGAAGATATAAAAAGTAAGATAAATGACATATTAGAAAAAAATATAACAGAATCTATGTCAACAACAGATAAAGTTCGTGCTATTGATAGCTACATTAAAAGTAATGTAGATGTAGATGATGATTTAAATAACAGTAGTATATATAATGCTTTAGTAGAGGGAAAGACTAATAGTATAGGATTTTCTAGATTAACATATAGGATGCTTAGAGAGGTTAATATTGAGAGTAAGATGATAAATGGTAAGGTATATGGAAATAATCATAGTTGGAATTTAGTAAATATAGATGGTACATGGCTACATTTAGATATAACTGGTGATAAATTATTTAAGGGAAAATATTTCTTAATTACAGATGATGCTATTAAAAATATGGGTTACCATTGGGATTAA
- a CDS encoding GNAT family N-acetyltransferase, giving the protein MLKGDRLVLREVAKKDLHTYLRYWSDEDICKFDGGLKEIPTINDLYTFFDAIFRSKKKYLSIDNEKGVIVGYVTYISMENDDKRYIIGITIDKKFWGRGYGTEAMMVVMKYLFNELDAESISLEVLLENERAGKCYRNCGFIAEKVKDEKIMIDGKCKDILVMKMNRKEFLKIVDKI; this is encoded by the coding sequence ATGTTAAAAGGAGATAGACTTGTATTAAGAGAAGTAGCTAAGAAAGATTTACATACTTATTTACGATATTGGAGTGATGAAGATATATGTAAATTTGATGGAGGACTTAAGGAGATTCCAACAATTAATGATTTATATACCTTTTTTGATGCGATTTTTAGAAGCAAGAAAAAATATTTAAGTATAGATAATGAAAAAGGTGTAATAGTTGGATATGTGACTTATATATCAATGGAAAATGATGATAAAAGATATATAATAGGTATAACTATAGATAAAAAATTTTGGGGGAGAGGATATGGCACTGAAGCAATGATGGTTGTAATGAAATACTTATTTAATGAACTAGATGCAGAGAGTATATCATTAGAAGTATTATTAGAAAACGAAAGAGCTGGAAAGTGTTATAGAAACTGTGGATTTATAGCGGAAAAAGTGAAAGATGAAAAAATAATGATAGATGGAAAATGTAAAGATATATTAGTTATGAAAATGAATAGAAAAGAATTTTTAAAAATAGTGGATAAAATTTGA
- a CDS encoding metal-dependent hydrolase: MKYETHKLCGVISSFAVGNIILSDVPVFKRVIFLIVISIFGGLGGTFPDVDAKNNNWNKIFGSIFKFRHRGKMHSLIPYIIVYLVIYNKILNNVHNHELLILYIIAISGFLIGVISHLALDIITVRGIPILYPFTKKNYSILNLRTEKHDKYISFILKMSVAIYIFNEVKKYK, encoded by the coding sequence ATGAAATATGAAACACATAAACTTTGTGGGGTTATTTCTTCATTTGCAGTAGGGAATATTATTTTATCAGACGTTCCAGTATTTAAAAGGGTGATTTTTTTAATAGTAATATCTATTTTTGGAGGTTTAGGGGGAACATTTCCAGATGTAGATGCTAAAAATAATAACTGGAATAAGATATTTGGAAGCATATTTAAATTTAGACATAGAGGAAAGATGCATTCATTAATTCCATATATAATAGTATATTTAGTGATTTATAATAAAATATTAAATAATGTTCATAATCATGAATTATTAATTTTATATATTATAGCGATATCGGGATTCTTAATAGGTGTAATAAGTCATTTAGCTTTAGATATAATAACTGTTAGAGGAATTCCGATATTATATCCATTTACCAAAAAAAATTATAGTATCTTAAATTTAAGAACAGAAAAGCATGATAAATATATAAGCTTTATATTAAAGATGTCAGTGGCGATTTATATATTTAATGAGGTAAAAAAGTACAAGTGA
- a CDS encoding fumarate hydratase: MREILVQDITNAVKEACIESNCILKNDVYSVIEQKCKEETSELGKDILSKLIENADYAKKENIAICQDTGMMVVFAEIGQDVHIIGGSLEEAINEGVRQGYEEGYLRKSVVAHPINRVNTNDNTPAIIHYKIVPGRGFKLRLCPKGFGSENMSALKMLVPADGEQGVIDFVLQTVKNAGSNPCPPIVVGVGVGGTMEKAAIMAKEALSMNLDDKSQGEYEEKLEKVLLKKINELGIGPQGLGGDTTALKVRVKTYPTHIAGLPVAVNINCHVTRHSEVIL; encoded by the coding sequence ATGAGAGAAATATTGGTGCAAGATATAACTAATGCAGTTAAAGAAGCTTGTATAGAATCTAATTGTATATTAAAAAATGATGTTTATAGTGTTATAGAGCAAAAATGTAAAGAAGAGACTTCAGAGTTAGGTAAAGATATACTTAGTAAATTAATAGAAAATGCTGATTATGCTAAGAAAGAGAATATTGCTATATGCCAAGATACAGGTATGATGGTAGTATTTGCTGAGATAGGTCAGGATGTCCACATTATCGGTGGTTCTTTAGAAGAAGCTATTAATGAAGGTGTAAGGCAAGGATATGAAGAAGGATATTTAAGAAAGTCTGTAGTGGCACATCCGATAAATAGAGTTAATACCAATGATAATACACCGGCTATAATTCATTACAAAATAGTTCCGGGAAGAGGTTTTAAACTTAGATTGTGTCCAAAAGGATTTGGATCAGAAAATATGAGTGCACTTAAGATGCTAGTACCAGCAGATGGTGAACAAGGGGTAATAGATTTTGTATTACAAACTGTAAAAAATGCTGGATCAAATCCATGCCCTCCGATAGTTGTAGGTGTAGGAGTAGGTGGAACTATGGAAAAGGCAGCAATTATGGCAAAAGAAGCATTATCTATGAACTTAGATGATAAGAGTCAAGGTGAGTATGAAGAAAAGCTAGAAAAGGTTTTATTAAAGAAGATAAATGAGCTTGGAATAGGTCCACAAGGATTAGGTGGAGATACTACAGCCTTAAAGGTAAGAGTTAAGACTTATCCAACTCATATTGCAGGCTTACCAGTTGCAGTAAATATAAATTGTCATGTAACTAGACATAGTGAGGTGATTTTATGA
- a CDS encoding Fe-S-containing hydro-lyase, which translates to MMKFQLPLKSEDIEKLNVGDMIYLSGYLYTARDAAHKLMIEALDRQEELPIPLEGETIYYAEPCPTKPGHTCGPAGPTTSGRMDKFTPRLLDLGLKVMIGKGKRSPEVIESIKKNKAVYLVAIGGLGALISKSIESVEVVGYDFLGTESVKRMKVKDFPVIVAIDSMGNNIYQE; encoded by the coding sequence ATGATGAAATTTCAATTGCCATTAAAATCAGAAGATATTGAAAAACTTAATGTTGGCGATATGATATATCTTTCAGGATATTTGTATACAGCAAGAGATGCAGCACATAAACTTATGATAGAAGCGTTGGACAGACAAGAAGAGTTACCAATACCACTAGAAGGTGAGACAATATATTACGCGGAACCATGTCCTACCAAACCAGGACATACATGTGGACCAGCAGGACCTACTACATCTGGTAGAATGGATAAATTTACACCTAGACTTTTAGACTTAGGACTTAAGGTAATGATAGGAAAAGGAAAGAGAAGTCCTGAAGTTATAGAGAGCATTAAGAAAAATAAAGCTGTATATTTAGTTGCTATAGGAGGTCTTGGTGCATTAATATCAAAATCAATAGAATCTGTAGAAGTTGTTGGATATGACTTTTTAGGAACAGAATCTGTTAAGCGAATGAAGGTTAAAGACTTTCCTGTGATAGTTGCTATCGATAGCATGGGAAATAATATATATCAAGAATAA
- a CDS encoding NAD(P)-dependent malic enzyme has translation MDIFQESLELHGKLKGKLEVSSKVKVENQKDLSLAYSPGVAESCREIHKDKANVYKYTSKGNLVAVVSDGTAVLGLGDIGPEAAMPVMEGKAILFKEFGDVDAFPICLDTKNVDEIVNIVKAIAPTFGGINLEDISAPRCFEIESRLKKELNIPVFHDDQHGTAIVVLSALINALKVVDKKIEDCKIVVNGAGSAGNAITYLLLEAGAKNIVVCDKEGILDPETQKLDDAKVKLSENTNPNKEKGLLKDALVKADVFIGVSAPGIVSEAMVQSMNRDAIIFAMANPTPEIMPDLAKKAGAKVVGTGRSDFPNQINNVLVFPGIFRGALDARVNDITTEMKLAAAKAIASLVKPEELSADFVIPPALNKEVAEVVADAVRKAAK, from the coding sequence ATGGACATTTTTCAAGAATCATTAGAATTACATGGTAAACTTAAAGGAAAACTAGAAGTATCATCAAAGGTTAAGGTAGAAAATCAAAAAGATTTATCATTAGCATATTCTCCTGGAGTTGCAGAGAGCTGCAGAGAGATACATAAGGATAAAGCTAATGTATATAAATATACTTCAAAAGGTAATTTAGTAGCAGTTGTCTCAGATGGTACAGCTGTATTAGGATTAGGAGATATTGGTCCTGAAGCTGCTATGCCTGTTATGGAAGGAAAAGCTATTTTATTTAAGGAATTTGGCGATGTAGATGCATTTCCAATATGCTTAGATACAAAAAATGTAGATGAAATAGTTAATATAGTTAAGGCTATAGCACCTACTTTTGGAGGAATAAATTTAGAAGATATATCTGCGCCAAGATGTTTTGAGATAGAATCAAGATTAAAGAAGGAATTAAATATACCAGTATTTCATGATGATCAACATGGTACAGCAATTGTCGTTTTATCAGCACTTATAAATGCATTGAAAGTAGTAGATAAGAAAATAGAAGATTGCAAGATTGTAGTAAATGGAGCAGGATCAGCTGGAAATGCGATAACATATCTTTTATTAGAAGCTGGTGCAAAGAATATAGTAGTTTGTGATAAAGAAGGAATATTAGATCCAGAAACACAAAAACTTGATGATGCAAAAGTTAAATTATCAGAAAATACAAATCCTAATAAGGAAAAGGGATTATTAAAAGATGCATTAGTAAAGGCAGATGTATTTATAGGTGTTTCAGCACCAGGTATAGTAAGTGAAGCTATGGTTCAATCAATGAATAGAGATGCAATTATCTTTGCAATGGCAAATCCTACACCAGAGATAATGCCAGATCTTGCAAAGAAGGCTGGAGCAAAAGTTGTAGGTACTGGAAGATCAGATTTTCCAAATCAAATAAACAATGTATTAGTATTCCCTGGTATATTTAGAGGAGCATTAGATGCTAGGGTAAATGATATAACAACAGAAATGAAACTTGCCGCTGCAAAAGCAATTGCAAGTCTTGTTAAGCCAGAAGAATTAAGTGCTGATTTTGTTATTCCACCAGCATTAAATAAAGAAGTTGCTGAAGTTGTAGCTGATGCTGTTAGAAAAGCTGCAAAGTAG